A segment of the Corylus avellana chromosome ca2, CavTom2PMs-1.0 genome:
tccttcagttcctttggatggtgacattcctcaaagggtttggacagggaaagatgtttcttttgagcacttgagagtgtttggctgcagggcattcgtccatattcctagagatgagaggttaaagcttgatagcaaagtcaagcaatgtatcttcatgggttatgggcatgaggagtttggttacagattgtgggatccagttaataagaaaatcatacgaagcagagatgtcgtattctttgaagatcaaactattgaagacttggatcagGAAAAGGCAGAGTCTCTCAGTGAATATcgtgttgatttggatccagttattcctccttgtgtgatgcatgatgaacacatgggagatgtacaagaagaacaggttgatatagttggtgaaaatgatgaGCCTACAATTGATAATGTGGAGTCAGAAGAGCATCTAGAGCAAGCTTCTTCAGAACCAGCCGCTGAGATTCAGTTGAGAAGATCTACCAGAAACCGACAGCCTTCCAGAACGTATTCAGTCAATGAGTATGTGTTACTTTCTGATGGGGGAGAGCCAAaaagttatcaagaggttatgctacatgaccagaaaaatcaatggttagaagccatgcaagacgagatgaaatccttgcatgagaatcacacatatgatttggtggaaTTGCCTAAGGGTAAGAGAGCACTCAAgaataaatgggtgttcagatgcaagattgaaccaaacagatcacagccaaggtacaaggcgcgactagttgtaaagggtttcggtcaaaagaagggcattgattttgatgaaattttctcacccgtggtaaagatgtcttctatcggagttgttttgagtttggctgccaaaatgaatttggagatcgaacagcttgatgtgaagactgctttccttaatggtgacttggaggaggaaatttatatggagcaaccagaggGGTTCACAGCTAAAGGTAAAGAACACTTAGTGTGTCGGTTGAAAAAGAGCTTGTACGGACTCAAGCAAGCACCgagacagtggtataagaagtttgattcttttatggttgatcatggATATGAGAGAACTATAGCAgatcattgtgtgtttgtgaagaaattctctgatggagaatttattattccCTTGCTGTATGTGGAcgacatgttgattgtttgtcgtgacactagtaaaattgacagactgaagaaagaattgagtaagtcctttgctatgaaggacttgggacccGCAAAGCATATTTCtggtatgaagatctctcgtgataggaagaaaagaaaattgtggctatcacaAGAGAGTTATATCGAGAAGGTATTGGACAGGTTCAACATGAGTAAGGCAAAACCAgtgagctctacacttgcaggGCATTTGAAGTTAagttcaaagcaaagtcctacaagtgagaaagaaaaagatgaaatgaagaaagtgccttACGCATCAGCCGTGGGTAGCTTGATGTACGCCATGGTGTGTACGAGACCTGATATCACTCATGCAGTTGGAGTTGTCAGTCGATTCCTTTCTAATCCtggcaaagaacattgggcagctgtgaaatggattctcagATATCTTAGAGGTACTTTgagagtatgtttgtgcttcggcagtggtcaacaggtgcttgatgggtttacagacgcagatatggctggggatattgattctagaaaatctacttcagggtacctgattacttattcagggggagcagtgtcatggcagtccagattgcagaagtgtgttgctttgtctaccacagaggcagagtacattgatatcactgaagcggccaaagaattgttatggatgaaaaagttcttacaagaactgggtctacagcaagagaggtatgtactttactgtgacagtcagagtgccatccatcttagtaagaattcaactttccattcaagatcgaaacatattgatgttaagtgtcattggattcgtgatgcactggaggataagctgttgcagattgagaaaatccatactGATGACAATGGGTCAGATATGATGACAAAACCGTTGCctatgcaaaagcttgaaatttgcagaagcacggcgggcttggtggagccccccacatagacgggagggggagatttgttgggtggtccctcttatgtGCGGACCACATGGGCTACAACAAAACAAGGAGTTTTGTTTGTAGTAAGATTCTAACACATGGTGAGTGTTTAAGTGAGACACgtaagacaaaaataataaaaaggaaaaaggagtGCTGCGTACAGGGAGAGTGCGGTGcagggagagaaaagaaaagaaaaagaaaaaaaaaagggtttcgcctattcacatccgtcagagattggaggttcgtttgtggtccgatcttgatgcaattttagagtgttgctcctgacgacgagtgctacatATTGACTGGTGTTGATcattggaattcctctccaatcgcttggttgctaatacctactttgtgagatctttctttattcttgttggaatccactttagggtgatgattttatgtttaatccaagaattcATGTATTCTTGAtatggtgataacctctagatatttttCTAGGGAAGgcaaattgtaaactcattattgttaatagtggaagatttaactggactaggtcccatggtttttaccttcgcattggagggttttccacgtaaaaatcttggtatCTTGCTTGTGgatttgcttgattattattttgctattgtgttactatttaatttgcacaaagaggggtagattaattccgctgagcatctaaaattggtgttcacccctaacactTTAGTCTTCTAATTAATAGATACATTCTATTACATATGGTTGCTTCTAAGTTTATGTATACCTCATGAAATATTAGGTCTAAGCTTTGAcctttttttaatgcaaataattttttgggatcATGTCGACTTGCACGGGCCACGGAAGAAATGATTTTCATGTTGTCATGGCGATCTAATTAGGGAGAAGTCCCAAATACCCTAGTTATACAAGAAATGTGGAAGAAAATTATcaacacactacaaaaaaaacaatttttttctcactggagttttctgacgtgtcagggtgtctgacacgtcagaaaaattttctgacttGGCGTTTCTGACGCATGTCGATTGTCAGAAACATagatgtcaggaaaaaaaatttNNNNNNNNNNNNNNNNNNNNNNNNNNNNNNNNNNNNNNNNNNNNNNNNNNNNNNNNNNNNNNNNNNNNNNNNNNNNNNNNNNNNNNNNNNNNNNNNNNNNAATAATTTTAACTATAAATTAAggttataaaactaaaaaaatttaaacaattgcATTGGCCAGCTCTTTCGATTATGTGTATGAGCAGCACCGGagcaaagaatttttattttagggggGTGCCCAAATATTGTTGCAATGAGTAGGAGGAGGGAGGAGATTTGGGAGACAACTTGAAAGTTGAGGAgaataaagaaagtaaaaggaaTGAATGAGTTGAGGGAATAATGAAGGAAAGGCACATGTTGAAAACAAGAATCTttctatttattaaatatttaaatattttcaacaaaaaaagtttaaatattatatttcatattttttagaaagaaaatttggagTTTACAcccaaaaaataccaaatatattcttttcaaattttctagAAAGGTCaaggccctttttttttctttttttttttctaaattgagtccatttaaatatattaactactattttttttttttaatatttatattttctcaatgtaaaACTCAATACTCACAAGTGTATTcataacaatctccccctcCATAATTGTGAGTCTCTTCCATATTGGCTTAACGAGTTGTGCAATAGGGTTATAAAACGCAACTCCAAACAAGACTTGTCCAGATGTACTCTCATCCTAGGAAGCTAACCATATCTGATACCACTTATTGAGATAAAGTGTTACGGAGTTTTAtcaataatacattaatatacatatttaaatatCACTCTAGCCCTAAAGCCTAAGCTTATAGACTTGGGtccacttaaatatattaattactcattttctttatactttctcaatgtgagactcaacactCCCAAATAAACTCACAACGCATAGTATAAGTGAATCACTTGATAAATCAAAGTCTATACTAAATGGCAGTTTGACTACTATCAacacaatataaataaaaaacagcAAGTCTTGATGGAAAGAGTTAAGATGAACATCAATCAAAGTCTTGATTTGCTCAATTCTTTCCTTTACCTAGTTCAACGTCCCTTGATTACCTCTGACAATTTCCTTCCTTTTCgtatgacttgaatttcatATCTTCCAACAATCAATTTTCCAATCGGCATTTCCATTAAAGTCTACGTTGATGTCCTAAAATGTGGCCTCCCTGCGATATGTTTTGCCTTTGTACTCTTACCcagaaatgctatatatcatGTTCCACTGCAACTGCTGACGAGTCTAGTTCTTTTAGCAAATATGCAAtaccttagaaaaaaaaaacaaaccaaaatttACCATCAAATTATGTATCTTTCTGCAGGATCTCACGATTCTCACCTTTCGATAATGCCATGCTGATTTAGATTTGAGTACCcgatatataaacatttatgTTCAGTTCTTATATTGGATTATCTTTTGGGATCAACATaccaatttttttctcattagcATTTGATAATGGCTCTAAATTTGAAAAGCTATTAATTAACAGGAGTCCAAATAAcaatgcgttttttttttttcttcttatttttctgttttgtgtaaaaatatttagaaaaattgTATTCAATAACGTAATgagaaatggaaaaaaaaaaattacaaacgccaaaaaaaagctaaaaagagAGTCAGTAAGGAAGAATCATCCATCGGGTGTAAGTAACAGAAGTCAAAGAAAGGGATGAAGTACGAGTGAATCACTTGATAAATCGATACAAAATATGTGAGTTGTGGGTtcacaaagcaaaaaacaatGCGAATATGTATACATCACTAGACTGTAAGTCTTGATGAAAATAGTTACGAAGAACATCAGTCTTTATTTGCTCAATTCTTTTCTTGGCCTTCCTTGTTCAACATCCATGCAAACTTCAACGATTTTCATTCCTTTTCATTCCGAGTAGGCATCTTCCGCTTGAAAAGTCTACGTTCAATTAGCGGAGAACGAAATATGTACTTGTATAAATGTAGGAATCCATCCACCAAAAGATCAAACTGTAGCAGAACAAGAGAAGTAATTGAGATACTGACCAAACCAAGTACAACAATCGGAACCCGTGGCGCCCTTACAGAATTATCCATCAAAAAAAAAGCTGTGCAGAAGGCTACCAGCATACTCAAAATGGACATAAAGAGCGCGGAGAGTCCAATTAAAAAGGTTGAAGGTATTGACTCGGAGAAATCCTCTTCCGTGTAACGTGACATGAACATTGACATGAAAGCTAGTATGGAAGTCGAAGAGGTAACCATTGCCATTGCATCTGATAACAAGAATAATGTAAACAAGTTACTTCTCAAAAATATAGGAGTGCCTGTTTCTTGATTATTGCCACCTGGTATAGTGAAGGCTGCAGCAAAAGCTACTGCCGCAATTAATGTCGCCACAACCATGCAATTTTGTGTTGTCTCCTTAATCCACTTTTCACTGTCTTTCTTACAAGTTCTatgtgtcattttaaataaCTCCTGAGGTGTTCTGCCCTCTTTATTCTTCAAGCTCGAGTAGGACGGCGGGACAATCTCTTTTATCTCCTATATACAGTTGACCGGCTAGGTATAAATTGACAAGTAACAATTGAACCATTAtctacaagaaaaaaattaaataatattatcacTTACCTTAAACCACCACAACTCCCATAGCATACGAAAAGCTCCAagtacaatatttttttcatcctcATGATCAGAAAATCTTGAAGCTAAGTGCAGCatgttctctttcttttcagAAGTAATAATGGATGCAAGGCAATACTTGTTAGTACCTATCTCATGTATTAGATTGAACACACTCTCTTTCCGATATAAAATAGCAATGTGAAATAAACTCATGTTATCTCCATCTAATTGCCATATAAGATCTGGATAAGACTGTATCAGTATAATTAGAAACTCAACATTTCCAACTTTTGCGGCCTTAAAAATTAAAGTCTCCCGATATTGAAACAAGTTTGATGAGAACTGTTTGTCTTGAGTTCTAACCTTTTCCCAAAGGTCTTCAACTAATTGATGAGCTAATGTCTTCATCAAAACTTTGTTATAGATCCCTTTGAACCCTATCGTTGAGAAAAGAAGATATTTAGAAATCAAAGATGGTTAAGTAATAAAGATATATTAAATCCATATAATTACCAATATCCATAATAAGAAATGATATTATAAagtttatgaaataaaaatgtgaagaTCACTTAAGCATTAAATGCAGCTACTTGTGAGTCTGTGACCTAACTTAAGATATATATGCAACTACCCACCCCCATGTTGTATGTGTGAAAGAAATGCTTACAAGTATTAGAATAGATTGAGACatttcaaatagaaaataacttaTGTCATATAATTTTCTATAGTTTAGAAGTAGATATCATCTAAAGATTTGATGAAATCAGATAAGAGCATTTTCTTATGCCAAGGTAATTTGAGTAAAATTGTCATCAAGTTGTGATTAATGcgtaattaaaattaaaaaaaaaaaaaaaaaaaaaaaaaaaaaaaaaaacttttacaacatgattagaaattaatgagataaactcaatcatatatatacatatacgaCATTTCCCAAACTTGTTTAATGTTGTATATGTATGTGCAATTAAAGAAGTTTGGGTTGGAGACAAACGAACAGGTATTTAAGAATCTCTTCCAGAAGGATAGCCGACTTTCGCTGCCAATTGCAGAAGGTTTTTTGGCCAACATTTCCAAAGCTCTCCACCCACATGGCCCATCTGAAGTATCGACAGTTGCTATGCTTGGATCCATTTGCAAAATTTGTAATGCTATATCTGTCCATCAAAACGGCACATTGTTTTGATCATCGTCAAAAGGTTGGTTAAGAAATGCTTGTAATACGGTTACTAATAGTGCAATAGAAGTCATAACTCCATATATCCAACTTATTGTCATCAAACAAATTTATAGTCAAATAAATGTAGGGCTTACCATATATATCATTGCAAATAGAATCAAGCAGGAGCTTAGTGCGATCATTAGCAGTCAACTTATCAAAAGGAGTCTCAGAGATTAGATACCAAATCATGTTTCGATGTCCGTGGTAAGCTGCAATGTGGAGTGGTATGTTCCCATCGGAGTCACGGATCAATAGCTGTTCATTGTTGATTTTGACCAACTGCTCAGCAATTATCACCTTTTTTGATTGAGCTGCAATGTGAAGGGCCGTAGCTCCTTTTGTGGTAGTCAATTTCAAGTCCTCCGGAGTCATCAATTTCAACAATTCTTTTATTAAAGTGGTGTTTTCTGCAACCACCGCATTGTGGAGTGCCGTCCCTTGATCTTTCGATATGGGGGCTCGAACATAGTGTGGGTCTTCCTTAAGAAAATCCTGAACAGCCTGCCAATCACCTCTTAACACATCTTGTAAGACGGTATCATGCCTGGGATATTGGTATTCATCATATCTTATTTCCcctggattttttattttaataaaaaataaaaccaagcctatatattaattacaagTTGTGGTGAGAATTCATGACACTAGGATGCATGCTAAGATGTTGGAAGAACTTCCCTATTACCTTTATTCGGAAACTCTTTCACATGTCTATGTGAGTGACTGATCGAGTGCATATgacgagagagaaagagagaaagagagatctaGAACTTACTCTCATTCTTAGTTCTTGGCTCCTCTAACACTATCTGCTCCAGTTCTTCTAGAGGCTTGCCTTCTTccattgttttttcttgtttctttggaaacaaaatgagatagaaaataaattaattaatcacaATCAATCTAGTAATATGAATATGTAGAGAATTCCTAATTAGGTGATTAGATGAAGACGGCTGCCAAAAGTAggtatatctatatatatgcgAACATAaacaaattctcttttaatttggAATAATTTAAGTTCATGgataatgatgatttataatgaagACCTCCCAATATAATGATGTTATTATAATGTTAAATTCAATAATCTTTTTACATGCAAAAGTAAATACAACTAGACTACTTTAGTTAATTGTTAATTACTCTTCTATTGATTGATAAACACTGTTATTTAGtgttagtttatttatttttagaagcGAGTTAAGTTTTAGAAGTTTAGGatagaatttttaaatgttagaATTTTATTACAAAGTTTTCAAAGTACACACCCTAGGGGTTGGAGATGAAAAGTTAAGGCAGAGAAAGGGAGTAACTACTTAGACGACCAATTAAGTGATTTCAAAGGAGAAAGAGAAGTGTTGGTTTTAAGAATAGATCAGAGATAGCACGGTACCGGAACTGAGAGGGAGTATACAACTCGCTACTATATATGTGTTGATCATCACCCAAATGTTTCTATTTTGAGTACACCCCTAGGCCCTACATAATCAGATAGACTCATGCATGCGAGAGTGACTACTAGCAGAAATTCATAAAATAGTAGAAAGAAGTGTCTATAAAGGGAGTTGCGTCACTAAATTGACTTGAGAGTTAGAGAGTTGTCTCGCCGGATCCACTACCGGCGAACCCTCTAACCTCCTTTTTCCTTACAAATTCTCATCCTAGCTAGAGGCATGTGGTCACTATACTAACATGATCATGAAGACGTATAGCCACTAACAAGTAAGGGCACGATGATAGCAACAATAATGCCTAAGATTTATTAGAGACGATGATGGAAACATGTCTTAGCAATAATCATGCATAGACTCACCTTCTTTCATcatcaaacttttaaaatttctgCAAAAAGGTTAAAGTTTGATGGTCAATACCTTAGCATTAGCTTGATACCCATTCTGTAATGCATCCCAAGCATCCTTCGACTTTGTTGCTGCAGCAATTCGGAGAAAGATGGATTCAGCCACAGCTTGTTGAATGAAAAACAACGCCTTGGCATCTTTCTTCCGGAGCTCTTTGAGTGTGTCCGCGGAAACACCAATTTCTGAATAACCTTTTTCTACTAAATCCCATAGGTCTTGGGAAATAAAGAGAGTTTTCATCTTTATACTCCAAATGTCATACCCAGCTCCTTCAAAGAGTGGGAGTGATGGTTGTGAGGGGTTAATACCGTTGCTTGCCATGAATCTAGTTCTGATAATGgatattgttaaaaataaaaaataatagatgCACAAGCAATAGTCTTCGCTCTACAACTGAGAGAAGTAAAACAAAGTGAAAGCAAATATGCTCTTACTACCAGTTGAGTACGTAGTCAAAGGGCCTTTCTCTTTGGCAAGTTGTGATACTCAACCTTTGCATGCAGGAGAGTTTCCCACAAAATGGCATGGACCCTAGTGCAACATCTAACACCCTACAACCA
Coding sequences within it:
- the LOC132171684 gene encoding ankyrin repeat-containing protein At5g02620-like isoform X3: MKTLFISQDLWDLVEKGYSEIGVSADTLKELRKKDAKALFFIQQAVAESIFLRIAAATKSKDAWDALQNGYQANAKKQEKTMEEGKPLEELEQIVLEEPRTKNEREIRYDEYQYPRHDTVLQDVLRGDWQAVQDFLKEDPHYVRAPISKDQGTALHNAVVAENTTLIKELLKLMTPEDLKLTTTKGATALHIAAQSKKVIIAEQLVKINNEQLLIRDSDGNIPLHIAAYHGHRNMIWYLISETPFDKLTANDRTKLLLDSICNDIYDIALQILQMDPSIATVDTSDGPCGWRALEMLAKKPSAIGSESRLSFWKRFLNTWFKGIYNKVLMKTLAHQLVEDLWEKVRTQDKQFSSNLFQYRETLIFKAAKVGNVEFLIILIQSYPDLIWQLDGDNMSLFHIAILYRKESVFNLIHEIGTNKYCLASIITSEKKENMLHLASRFSDHEDEKNIVLGAFRMLWELWWFKEIKEIVPPSYSSLKNKEGRTPQELFKMTHRTCKKDSEKWIKETTQNCMVVATLIAAVAFAAAFTIPGGNNQETGTPIFLRSNLFTLFLLSDAMAMVTSSTSILAFMSMFMSRYTEEDFSESIPSTFLIGLSALFMSILSMLVAFCTAFFLMDNSVRAPRVPIVVLGLVSISITSLVLLQFDLLVDGFLHLYKYIFRSPLIERRLFKRKMPTRNEKE
- the LOC132171684 gene encoding ankyrin repeat-containing protein At5g02620-like isoform X6 — translated: MRAVQDFLKEDPHYVRAPISKDQGTALHNAVVAENTTLIKELLKLMTPEDLKLTTTKGATALHIAAQSKKVIIAEQLVKINNEQLLIRDSDGNIPLHIAAYHGHRNMIWYLISETPFDKLTANDRTKLLLDSICNDIYDIALQILQMDPSIATVDTSDGPCGWRALEMLAKKPSAIGSESRLSFWKRFLNTWFKGIYNKVLMKTLAHQLVEDLWEKVRTQDKQFSSNLFQYRETLIFKAAKVGNVEFLIILIQSYPDLIWQLDGDNMSLFHIAILYRKESVFNLIHEIGTNKYCLASIITSEKKENMLHLASRFSDHEDEKNIVLGAFRMLWELWWFKEIKEIVPPSYSSLKNKEGRTPQELFKMTHRTCKKDSEKWIKETTQNCMVVATLIAAVAFAAAFTIPGGNNQETGTPIFLRSNLFTLFLLSDAMAMVTSSTSILAFMSMFMSRYTEEDFSESIPSTFLIGLSALFMSILSMLVAFCTAFFLMDNSVRAPRVPIVVLGLVSISITSLVLLQFDLLVDGFLHLYKYIFRSPLIERRLFKRKMPTRNEKE
- the LOC132171684 gene encoding ankyrin repeat-containing protein At5g02620-like isoform X5; this encodes MHSISHSHRHVKEFPNKGEIRYDEYQYPRHDTVLQDVLRGDWQAVQDFLKEDPHYVRAPISKDQGTALHNAVVAENTTLIKELLKLMTPEDLKLTTTKGATALHIAAQSKKVIIAEQLVKINNEQLLIRDSDGNIPLHIAAYHGHRNMIWYLISETPFDKLTANDRTKLLLDSICNDIYDIALQILQMDPSIATVDTSDGPCGWRALEMLAKKPSAIGSESRLSFWKRFLNTWFKGIYNKVLMKTLAHQLVEDLWEKVRTQDKQFSSNLFQYRETLIFKAAKVGNVEFLIILIQSYPDLIWQLDGDNMSLFHIAILYRKESVFNLIHEIGTNKYCLASIITSEKKENMLHLASRFSDHEDEKNIVLGAFRMLWELWWFKEIKEIVPPSYSSLKNKEGRTPQELFKMTHRTCKKDSEKWIKETTQNCMVVATLIAAVAFAAAFTIPGGNNQETGTPIFLRSNLFTLFLLSDAMAMVTSSTSILAFMSMFMSRYTEEDFSESIPSTFLIGLSALFMSILSMLVAFCTAFFLMDNSVRAPRVPIVVLGLVSISITSLVLLQFDLLVDGFLHLYKYIFRSPLIERRLFKRKMPTRNEKE
- the LOC132171684 gene encoding ankyrin repeat-containing protein At5g02620-like isoform X2 yields the protein MASNGINPSQPSLPLFEGAGYDIWSIKMKTLFISQDLWDLVEKGYSEIGVSADTLKELRKKDAKALFFIQQAVAESIFLRIAAATKSKDAWDALQNGYQANAKKQEKTMEEGKPLEELEQIVLEEPRTKNEREIRYDEYQYPRHDTVLQDVLRGDWQAVQDFLKEDPHYVRAPISKDQGTALHNAVVAENTTLIKELLKLMTPEDLKLTTTKGATALHIAAQSKKVIIAEQLVKINNEQLLIRDSDGNIPLHIAAYHGHRNMIWYLISETPFDKLTANDRTKLLLDSICNDIYDIALQILQMDPSIATVDTSDGPCGWRALEMLAKKPSAIGSESRLSFWKRFLNTWFKGIYNKVLMKTLAHQLVEDLWEKVRTQDKQFSSNLFQYRETLIFKAAKVGNVEFLIILIQSYPDLIWQLDGDNMSLFHIAILYRKESVFNLIHEIGTNKYCLASIITSEKKENMLHLASRFSDHEDEKNIVLGAFRMLWELWWFKIKEIVPPSYSSLKNKEGRTPQELFKMTHRTCKKDSEKWIKETTQNCMVVATLIAAVAFAAAFTIPGGNNQETGTPIFLRSNLFTLFLLSDAMAMVTSSTSILAFMSMFMSRYTEEDFSESIPSTFLIGLSALFMSILSMLVAFCTAFFLMDNSVRAPRVPIVVLGLVSISITSLVLLQFDLLVDGFLHLYKYIFRSPLIERRLFKRKMPTRNEKE
- the LOC132171684 gene encoding ankyrin repeat-containing protein At5g02620-like isoform X4, with protein sequence MASNGINPSQPSLPLFEGAGYDIWSIKMKTLFISQDLWDLVEKGYSEIGVSADTLKELRKKDAKALFFIQQAVAESIFLRIAAATKSKDAWDALQNGYQANAKKQEKTMEEGKPLEELEQIVLEEPRTKNEREIRYDEYQYPRHDTVLQDVLRGDWQAVQDFLKEDPHYVRAPISKDQGTALHNAVVAENTTLIKELLKLMTPEDLKLTTTKGATALHIAAQSKKVIIAEQLVKINNEQLLIRDSDGNIPLHIAAYHGHRNMIWYLISETPFDKLTANDRTKLLLDSICNDIYDIALQILQMDPSIATVDTSDGPCGWRALEMLAKKPSAIGSESRLSFWKRFLNTWFKGIYNKVLMKTLAHQLVEDLWEKVRTQDKQFSSNLFQYRETLIFKAAKVGNVEFLIILIQSYPDLIWQLDGDNMSLFHIAILYRKESVFNLIHEIGTNKYCLASIITSEKKENMLHLASRFSDHEDEKNIVLGAFRMLWELWWFKEIKEIVPPSYSSLKNKEGRTPQELFKMTHRTCKKDSEKWIKETTQNCMVVATLIAAVAFAAAFTIPGGNNQETGTPIFLRSNLFTLFLLSDAMAMVTSSTSILAFMSMFMSRYTEEDFSESIPSTFLIGLSALFMSILSMLFDLLVDGFLHLYKYIFRSPLIERRLFKRKMPTRNEKE
- the LOC132171684 gene encoding ankyrin repeat-containing protein At5g02620-like isoform X1 codes for the protein MASNGINPSQPSLPLFEGAGYDIWSIKMKTLFISQDLWDLVEKGYSEIGVSADTLKELRKKDAKALFFIQQAVAESIFLRIAAATKSKDAWDALQNGYQANAKKQEKTMEEGKPLEELEQIVLEEPRTKNEREIRYDEYQYPRHDTVLQDVLRGDWQAVQDFLKEDPHYVRAPISKDQGTALHNAVVAENTTLIKELLKLMTPEDLKLTTTKGATALHIAAQSKKVIIAEQLVKINNEQLLIRDSDGNIPLHIAAYHGHRNMIWYLISETPFDKLTANDRTKLLLDSICNDIYDIALQILQMDPSIATVDTSDGPCGWRALEMLAKKPSAIGSESRLSFWKRFLNTWFKGIYNKVLMKTLAHQLVEDLWEKVRTQDKQFSSNLFQYRETLIFKAAKVGNVEFLIILIQSYPDLIWQLDGDNMSLFHIAILYRKESVFNLIHEIGTNKYCLASIITSEKKENMLHLASRFSDHEDEKNIVLGAFRMLWELWWFKEIKEIVPPSYSSLKNKEGRTPQELFKMTHRTCKKDSEKWIKETTQNCMVVATLIAAVAFAAAFTIPGGNNQETGTPIFLRSNLFTLFLLSDAMAMVTSSTSILAFMSMFMSRYTEEDFSESIPSTFLIGLSALFMSILSMLVAFCTAFFLMDNSVRAPRVPIVVLGLVSISITSLVLLQFDLLVDGFLHLYKYIFRSPLIERRLFKRKMPTRNEKE